Proteins encoded by one window of Paenibacillus sp. DCT19:
- a CDS encoding tyrosine-protein phosphatase, whose amino-acid sequence MVEMHCHILSGLDDGPVHMEQSIAMAEKAAAAGITSIIATPHHLNGRYNNEPIVVNQAVDLLHAELRKRNIRLDIYPGQEIRVHDTLIGDLYAGRCCTLAGSRYMLLELPFGSIPSQFPNILHELRVAGITPIIAHPERNLILLKKPKLLADYLKQGVLCQLTAQSFTGLFGRKVQKWCFHFCKENGFHFISSDAHDTRQRTFAVNEGNKMIEHYFGMDAVRRIAENASHILYNSEPIITRFNPRKLRMLLW is encoded by the coding sequence ATGGTTGAAATGCACTGCCACATTTTATCTGGTCTTGATGATGGCCCTGTTCATATGGAACAGTCTATCGCCATGGCTGAGAAAGCGGCCGCTGCTGGCATAACCTCCATCATTGCAACTCCGCATCACCTGAACGGGCGCTACAACAACGAACCGATCGTAGTCAATCAGGCAGTGGATCTGCTCCATGCAGAGCTTCGCAAACGCAACATTCGATTGGATATTTATCCCGGACAGGAGATCAGAGTGCATGACACACTGATTGGAGATCTCTATGCAGGCAGATGCTGCACACTTGCCGGGAGTCGCTACATGTTGCTGGAATTGCCTTTTGGCTCTATTCCCTCGCAGTTCCCCAATATACTTCATGAATTACGGGTAGCTGGTATCACACCTATTATTGCTCATCCGGAACGTAATCTAATCTTGCTGAAAAAGCCGAAGCTGCTTGCAGATTATTTGAAGCAAGGCGTGCTGTGCCAACTCACGGCTCAATCTTTCACAGGACTTTTCGGGCGAAAAGTTCAGAAATGGTGTTTTCATTTTTGCAAAGAAAACGGGTTTCATTTCATTTCATCAGATGCTCATGATACACGTCAAAGAACATTTGCTGTTAATGAAGGAAACAAAATGATTGAGCATTACTTTGGAATGGATGCCGTCAGGCGGATAGCGGAAAATGCTTCCCACATTCTATATAACTCTGAACCGATCATTACTCGGTTTAATCCCCGAAAGCTCCGCATGCTTCTTTGGTAG
- a CDS encoding glycosyltransferase, translating into MREPIVYMLPKMIKTNKFNELLSQSIEDEGWDVKHFSKKDLRNIRKNDVLHFHWPSFYYKGNNAFSTFIKSILFILMIVYVRLKGAKLFWTVHNIWPHNSGRTWHDYWMRTFLVRNCTKLIVMGKPLIRSVCETFHVKESLIEVIPHGHYQGVYGRTGQNIREMFNIPANDYVFAFFGQVSPYKGVDDLIKAFNHLKWPDAHLLIAGKKAADYDLEASIGQSDRIHTYFNFIQDGEYSDYFEAIDSMILPYKNIATSGSAILALSFGKPVVAPRIGLMEEYLPENCAVLYDPADQNGLEEAMKQIRAKDDEFREGQGFQTMLEKLEWSGIAKRTISLYTI; encoded by the coding sequence ATGCGAGAACCCATCGTCTACATGTTGCCCAAAATGATCAAGACGAACAAATTCAATGAACTATTGTCACAGTCCATCGAGGATGAGGGGTGGGATGTGAAGCACTTTTCCAAGAAAGATCTCAGAAATATACGTAAAAACGATGTGTTACATTTTCACTGGCCGAGCTTTTATTACAAAGGAAACAACGCGTTCTCGACATTCATCAAGTCCATATTGTTCATTCTCATGATTGTTTACGTGCGACTAAAGGGTGCGAAGTTGTTCTGGACGGTGCATAATATATGGCCGCATAACAGCGGTAGAACTTGGCATGATTACTGGATGAGGACGTTTCTGGTACGGAATTGTACCAAACTCATTGTCATGGGCAAACCGCTCATTCGTAGTGTGTGCGAGACGTTTCATGTGAAAGAAAGCCTTATCGAAGTGATTCCCCACGGACATTACCAAGGGGTGTATGGACGGACAGGGCAGAACATTAGAGAGATGTTCAACATCCCGGCGAATGACTATGTCTTTGCCTTCTTTGGTCAGGTATCACCCTATAAAGGGGTAGATGATCTCATTAAGGCATTCAATCATCTAAAATGGCCGGATGCTCATCTGTTGATAGCCGGTAAGAAAGCGGCCGATTATGATCTAGAGGCATCGATAGGTCAATCAGATCGGATTCATACGTACTTCAACTTTATTCAGGACGGGGAGTATTCGGATTATTTTGAAGCGATTGATTCGATGATTCTACCGTACAAAAATATTGCGACATCAGGCAGTGCCATACTGGCACTGTCTTTTGGCAAGCCTGTCGTTGCTCCGCGGATCGGACTTATGGAAGAGTATCTGCCCGAGAACTGTGCAGTCTTATATGATCCTGCAGATCAGAACGGGCTGGAAGAGGCGATGAAGCAGATCCGGGCGAAGGACGACGAGTTCAGGGAAGGTCAAGGGTTTCAAACGATGCTTGAAAAGCTGGAATGGTCGGGAATTGCGAAGCGCACCATTTCGCTCTATACCATCTAA
- a CDS encoding glycosyltransferase family 4 protein, producing MKPKVLVIGSSTKDMGGIVSVIVNIENSHIAEQYNLQRIETYITGSILARLLIFMKGFLQFLGKLVTFKPDMIHIHMSYNGSFYRKALFILVGRKLFRVPVIVHIHASSFDVFYNRHPLQQKLCKVVLNQVDKLIVLSYTWQEFFSKIVPESKIEVLYNGVFIKEPPIREERPVPRCLFMGRLGKRKGVYDLLLAIQQLKQRGVEAVFTLAGDGEVNEVRALVERYDISDYVEVPGWIRGEEKERLLQHADLLVLPSYHEGLPMAVLEGMNSGLPIVSTRVGGIPEVIADELNGFLVEPGDVEALAHALERIILDKELRLQMGLNNKQLVTSKFNMNDLMHNLSSIYDKVHVNVS from the coding sequence ATGAAACCTAAGGTGCTGGTCATCGGTTCTTCGACGAAGGACATGGGCGGGATTGTGAGTGTCATTGTGAATATTGAGAATTCGCATATCGCCGAGCAATACAATCTACAACGGATTGAAACCTATATTACGGGCAGTATTCTGGCAAGGTTGCTCATCTTCATGAAGGGTTTTCTTCAATTTCTCGGGAAGCTCGTTACCTTCAAACCCGATATGATCCATATTCATATGTCGTATAACGGAAGCTTCTATCGTAAAGCGTTGTTCATTCTTGTTGGGCGTAAACTATTCCGGGTACCAGTAATTGTCCACATTCATGCTTCCAGTTTTGATGTGTTCTATAATCGACATCCACTGCAACAGAAGTTATGCAAGGTTGTGCTGAATCAGGTGGATAAATTAATCGTGCTGTCCTATACATGGCAGGAATTTTTCTCTAAGATTGTACCCGAGTCCAAGATCGAGGTGCTCTATAATGGCGTGTTCATTAAAGAACCTCCGATTAGGGAAGAGCGTCCAGTTCCACGCTGCTTGTTCATGGGGCGGCTGGGTAAGAGAAAAGGGGTATATGATCTTCTGTTAGCGATCCAGCAACTGAAGCAACGAGGCGTAGAAGCGGTCTTTACCCTCGCAGGCGATGGAGAGGTTAACGAAGTTAGAGCGCTAGTGGAGCGGTATGACATCTCTGATTATGTCGAGGTGCCTGGATGGATCAGGGGCGAAGAGAAGGAACGTTTATTACAACATGCGGATCTATTAGTTCTGCCTTCCTATCATGAAGGACTTCCTATGGCGGTGCTGGAAGGCATGAATAGTGGACTCCCCATTGTCTCTACCCGAGTAGGCGGAATACCGGAAGTGATTGCGGATGAATTGAACGGTTTCTTAGTTGAGCCTGGGGACGTTGAGGCGCTGGCTCATGCGCTGGAAAGGATCATTCTGGATAAAGAGCTGCGGCTGCAAATGGGCTTGAATAACAAGCAACTGGTTACCTCCAAGTTCAATATGAACGATCTCATGCATAACTTATCGTCTATCTATGACAAGGTGCACGTGAACGTGTCTTAG
- a CDS encoding O-antigen ligase, with amino-acid sequence MQKAAFFASSKLGALYLVFASLFIISLAIYVPIVAVMALMALILLGVYMKHPSWVYFVVVGTFSLSVDKIFRMQVMGFDSSSFYKLLILFFILPIFLRYGFRKEMIYPALAVGYLFVQSYFLSDMPDKMSPIDPFKSFLGLVVPFLLLMVNFSKEINMRIIRVLAWLPVFSLIAGFFLQQMGMLSIISFEISGVNRLQGANIAAHLGMLCFISICVCLIEIRNKHQVILNYALTLTHFIILIQTGTRGPLIALIPIVCMYLFDHVRKFAKGRTGALIPVVLFLAAVTVMVSAQWDNYQLRQESKGLSGRDSAWAFFTNRANEHPVFGQGLGSALVANDGSIFSGFVVPHNEYIRFYYDGGFVGALLFFGALFFVYLKVYRRMNSLVKPYFLGMILGFLVYSFFDNTLSTMHLIAPFCVYLNSLYLTSNKQNPEPEELPKLAPRKEILQ; translated from the coding sequence ATGCAAAAAGCAGCATTTTTTGCTTCTTCTAAACTAGGTGCGTTATATCTTGTTTTTGCCTCGCTGTTCATTATTAGCCTCGCTATTTACGTACCTATTGTTGCGGTAATGGCATTGATGGCGTTGATCTTGCTAGGGGTGTATATGAAGCATCCTAGCTGGGTCTATTTTGTGGTGGTCGGCACGTTCTCGTTATCTGTGGACAAAATTTTTAGAATGCAAGTGATGGGTTTTGATTCTTCATCCTTCTATAAGTTACTTATTTTATTTTTTATCCTTCCTATTTTTCTAAGATACGGCTTCAGGAAGGAAATGATCTATCCTGCTCTAGCAGTTGGTTATCTCTTTGTGCAAAGTTATTTTTTATCGGATATGCCTGACAAGATGAGCCCAATTGATCCCTTTAAATCTTTTCTGGGATTAGTTGTGCCATTTCTATTATTGATGGTTAACTTCTCCAAGGAAATTAATATGAGGATCATAAGGGTTCTTGCTTGGCTCCCGGTGTTTAGCTTGATCGCTGGTTTCTTCCTGCAACAAATGGGGATGCTGTCGATCATAAGCTTTGAAATCTCGGGCGTGAATCGTTTGCAAGGGGCCAATATAGCAGCGCATCTGGGGATGTTATGTTTTATCTCCATCTGTGTATGTCTTATCGAAATTCGAAATAAACACCAGGTTATTTTGAATTATGCTCTGACGCTAACTCATTTTATTATATTAATCCAGACGGGAACTCGTGGTCCTCTTATCGCACTGATTCCGATAGTGTGCATGTATTTATTCGACCATGTGCGGAAGTTTGCGAAGGGCAGAACAGGTGCATTAATTCCAGTTGTTCTTTTTTTGGCGGCGGTGACTGTGATGGTCTCTGCTCAGTGGGACAATTATCAGTTAAGGCAGGAGAGCAAGGGGTTGTCTGGCAGGGATTCTGCCTGGGCTTTCTTTACGAATAGGGCGAATGAACACCCTGTCTTTGGTCAAGGACTTGGCTCGGCGCTAGTTGCGAACGATGGAAGTATCTTTTCTGGCTTTGTTGTTCCGCATAATGAGTACATTCGCTTCTACTATGATGGTGGATTTGTAGGAGCACTGCTGTTCTTTGGTGCTTTGTTTTTCGTGTATCTCAAAGTGTATCGTCGCATGAATTCCCTGGTGAAGCCTTACTTTCTCGGAATGATTCTTGGCTTCCTGGTGTATTCCTTCTTTGACAATACGTTGTCCACGATGCATTTAATTGCTCCCTTCTGTGTATATCTGAATTCGTTATACCTGACGAGCAACAAGCAAAACCCTGAACCTGAAGAACTACCGAAGTTAGCCCCTCGAAAGGAGATCTTGCAATGA
- the pssE gene encoding PssE/Cps14G family polysaccharide biosynthesis glycosyltransferase, translated as MVLGTQRFQFNRLLKAIDNLIEEGKLPSDVLVQSGYSEYKPRHYKHKPFFNQEEMNEHIGKSEFVLSHAGVGVITSALQMNKKVIVMPRRKDQGEHVDNHQLEIAKVFQDKGYISVAQNEDELSALISNLDQLDFKPYVKSNSQLLSSIKGYINSL; from the coding sequence GTGGTGCTTGGAACGCAGCGATTTCAATTTAACCGGCTTCTGAAGGCGATCGATAATCTGATTGAAGAAGGCAAGCTGCCTTCAGACGTTCTTGTGCAGTCAGGTTACAGTGAATATAAGCCTCGCCATTATAAGCATAAGCCTTTTTTTAATCAGGAAGAGATGAATGAGCATATTGGCAAAAGTGAATTTGTTCTGTCCCATGCAGGTGTCGGGGTGATCACTAGTGCACTGCAGATGAACAAAAAGGTCATCGTCATGCCTAGGCGTAAGGATCAAGGGGAGCATGTGGATAATCATCAACTTGAGATCGCCAAAGTATTTCAAGACAAAGGTTACATTTCGGTTGCTCAGAACGAGGATGAACTGTCTGCATTAATATCGAATCTGGATCAGCTCGACTTCAAGCCTTATGTGAAGAGTAACTCGCAATTGCTATCATCCATCAAAGGCTACATCAATTCCCTATAA
- a CDS encoding YveK family protein codes for MELKGYFRILQKKWWLIVAIALIAGVGAGVKSIFFTQPIYEASSKLIVNQTSNVEGRAMMDFSMIQSNIKLINSYKEIIKSSAIMEKVATTYPDLKVTTAELISRTSVTTASESQVMNITVQGTTYENAAKTVNAISKVFQSQIPLIMKIDNVAILSEANINGNAAPINMKTTLTIIVSLFAGLVLAIALVFLMDYLDDTFKLESEIEKELGIPVLTVISKMKKDDVKGSKNVVSQQKVGDGKYVTVNQ; via the coding sequence GTGGAACTGAAAGGATATTTCCGCATTTTGCAAAAAAAATGGTGGTTAATTGTTGCCATTGCACTCATTGCTGGAGTAGGTGCTGGGGTTAAAAGTATTTTCTTCACACAACCGATCTATGAGGCAAGTTCCAAGCTCATTGTGAACCAAACATCCAATGTTGAAGGTCGAGCGATGATGGATTTCAGTATGATTCAGAGCAACATTAAGCTCATTAACTCTTATAAGGAGATCATTAAATCATCGGCAATAATGGAAAAAGTGGCAACAACGTATCCTGACTTAAAAGTAACAACCGCTGAACTCATCAGCAGAACCTCCGTAACAACCGCAAGCGAGTCCCAAGTCATGAACATCACAGTACAAGGGACTACCTACGAAAACGCCGCAAAAACGGTGAATGCAATCTCCAAAGTTTTTCAATCGCAAATTCCCCTAATTATGAAAATCGATAATGTAGCCATTCTCAGTGAAGCCAATATAAACGGCAACGCGGCGCCAATTAATATGAAAACCACGCTCACCATCATCGTTAGCTTATTTGCAGGTTTAGTTCTTGCCATTGCACTTGTCTTCCTCATGGATTATCTGGACGATACGTTCAAATTAGAGTCCGAAATTGAAAAGGAACTGGGCATTCCGGTATTGACGGTCATTTCCAAAATGAAAAAAGACGATGTGAAGGGCAGTAAAAACGTTGTATCTCAGCAGAAAGTGGGGGATGGAAAATATGTCACGGTTAACCAATGA
- the pssD gene encoding PssD/Cps14F family polysaccharide biosynthesis glycosyltransferase: MKVCLVSSTGGHLNQLLNLVPAVEDHDYFLVTEKSEASSKLNLSQRTYFLSQQERKNMLFIFIVLRNIITSLFILLKERPKVLITTGAGAVYPLCLLGKLMGAKLVYVESYAKIYSPTLTGRLIYKFADEFYIQWETLQEAYPKAKYRGALF; this comes from the coding sequence ATGAAAGTCTGTCTGGTAAGTTCAACAGGAGGCCATCTGAATCAACTGTTAAATCTAGTTCCTGCTGTTGAGGATCATGATTACTTTTTGGTAACGGAGAAAAGCGAAGCGAGCAGCAAGCTGAATCTCTCCCAGCGAACCTATTTCTTATCGCAACAGGAACGCAAAAATATGCTGTTTATATTTATCGTTCTGCGGAACATCATAACTTCGCTGTTCATTTTGCTGAAGGAGCGACCAAAGGTTCTGATCACAACAGGAGCCGGAGCGGTATATCCGCTGTGTTTGCTCGGGAAATTGATGGGAGCGAAGCTGGTCTATGTCGAGAGTTATGCCAAAATATATTCGCCAACGCTAACGGGCAGATTGATCTACAAGTTTGCCGATGAATTCTATATTCAATGGGAAACGTTGCAAGAAGCATATCCGAAGGCGAAGTATAGGGGGGCTTTATTTTGA
- a CDS encoding glycosyltransferase has product MKATVAICTYNRAYDLSESVHSAIQQHAEFEYEIIVIDNNSTDHTAKLVQEIQAGEGGDRVKYVLEKTPGLSAARNRAIREARGEYILFLDDDAIASPLWIQHIVGVFDSDRAIGVVGGKIDPLWESRKPDWIPSENLSLYTILDYADHVVEMPSPSIPFGANVAFRTQVFRDIVPFREDLGRVGKNLLSNEESELIARIRVRHKVFYTPFGSVQHKVSKERTTKNWFLRRVFWQGVSDAVRKKDKGAVRTLKHAIRLGQGVIRALLCIYSPKRFTRQLAQICYRNGLIIGILRYNSKE; this is encoded by the coding sequence ATGAAAGCCACTGTAGCCATATGCACCTACAATAGAGCCTATGATCTAAGTGAGTCCGTTCATAGTGCCATTCAGCAACATGCTGAATTTGAGTATGAAATTATCGTAATTGATAACAATTCAACCGATCATACCGCTAAGCTTGTCCAAGAGATTCAGGCTGGCGAAGGTGGAGATCGCGTCAAGTATGTGCTGGAGAAGACACCTGGCTTGTCGGCAGCAAGGAATCGAGCGATCCGTGAAGCACGCGGTGAATATATTCTTTTCTTAGATGATGACGCCATTGCATCTCCGCTGTGGATTCAGCACATTGTCGGTGTATTTGACAGTGATCGTGCGATCGGAGTGGTAGGGGGCAAGATCGATCCTCTCTGGGAGAGCCGGAAGCCAGATTGGATACCCAGTGAGAATCTATCCCTGTACACCATTTTGGATTATGCAGATCATGTGGTGGAGATGCCGAGCCCATCGATTCCGTTTGGTGCCAATGTCGCCTTTCGTACCCAGGTATTTCGAGATATTGTCCCTTTTCGTGAAGACCTCGGGAGAGTGGGGAAGAACCTGTTATCCAATGAAGAGAGCGAGCTAATCGCTAGAATTAGAGTACGCCACAAAGTGTTTTATACACCCTTCGGATCGGTGCAACACAAGGTATCCAAGGAGCGAACGACCAAGAACTGGTTTTTGCGGCGTGTGTTCTGGCAAGGGGTTAGTGATGCAGTTCGTAAAAAAGACAAGGGTGCAGTTCGCACACTGAAACATGCGATTCGCTTGGGTCAAGGCGTAATTCGAGCGCTGCTGTGCATCTATAGTCCAAAGCGTTTTACCCGGCAACTCGCCCAGATCTGTTACCGGAATGGCCTGATTATCGGCATACTCAGATATAACAGTAAGGAATGA
- a CDS encoding helix-turn-helix domain-containing protein, translating to MNYGNRIAELREQRGLTQEELASSIHITRAALSHYEKNRRKPDFEVLTRLADIFGVSIDYLIGRTKQSDMVMDEDVREFVDSLELSDKEVLERFGLMIDGKPLTEEEARRFIAFVRMERSMD from the coding sequence ATGAACTACGGGAATCGCATTGCTGAATTAAGGGAACAGCGGGGACTTACTCAAGAAGAACTTGCGAGCTCCATCCATATTACCCGGGCTGCACTCTCCCATTATGAGAAGAACCGACGCAAACCGGATTTTGAAGTGTTAACTAGGCTTGCAGATATCTTTGGTGTATCCATTGATTATCTCATTGGGCGTACGAAGCAGAGTGATATGGTAATGGATGAGGACGTTCGGGAATTTGTTGATTCTCTTGAATTATCGGATAAGGAAGTGTTGGAACGCTTCGGCCTGATGATCGACGGTAAACCCTTGACCGAAGAAGAGGCACGTCGTTTTATTGCCTTTGTCCGTATGGAACGTAGCATGGATTAG
- a CDS encoding CpsD/CapB family tyrosine-protein kinase, with amino-acid sequence MSRLTNENNNLVTYFNSKSHISEGYRKLRTNIQFSSIDSHIKTIMVASAQAGEGKTTTISNLAVTYAQEGKKVLLIDADLRNPSLHQVFSVPNHIGLSSVLSNQYDVDEVLRESYIENLQLFTSGPIPPNPSEMIGSNRMKNLMNDLQAKYDVIMFDTPPVLAVTDALIVSSFCDGVLLVVNSGKVKKELVKKTKAHLEHVNARILGAILNNIKTTSNSVSYYGEK; translated from the coding sequence ATGTCACGGTTAACCAATGAAAATAATAATCTGGTGACCTATTTTAATTCCAAGTCTCACATCTCAGAAGGCTACCGCAAATTACGTACCAATATTCAGTTCTCTTCTATTGATAGTCATATCAAAACGATCATGGTTGCCTCGGCTCAAGCTGGTGAAGGGAAAACCACCACCATTAGCAATCTAGCCGTGACTTATGCGCAAGAAGGCAAGAAAGTCCTGCTCATTGATGCCGATCTGCGGAATCCATCTCTTCATCAAGTATTTTCAGTACCCAACCATATCGGGCTCAGTAGTGTCTTGTCGAATCAATATGACGTTGATGAGGTTCTGCGTGAGAGCTATATCGAGAATCTGCAACTATTCACATCTGGCCCGATTCCGCCTAATCCATCTGAGATGATCGGCTCTAATCGAATGAAAAACCTAATGAATGATTTACAGGCAAAATACGATGTCATCATGTTCGATACGCCGCCGGTACTCGCTGTAACGGATGCACTGATTGTGAGCTCCTTCTGCGATGGTGTGCTGCTGGTCGTAAACTCAGGCAAGGTCAAGAAAGAGCTAGTGAAGAAAACGAAGGCTCATCTTGAACATGTCAATGCGCGAATTCTGGGTGCCATCCTGAACAATATCAAAACGACATCGAACTCGGTCAGCTATTACGGAGAGAAGTAG
- a CDS encoding glycosyltransferase family 2 protein, producing MKALVSCIITTHNRAELLKKAMASVMAQTYPHLEIIIVDDGSKDHTEEVCRAWLKQDQRIHYIQVPYAQGANHARNLGIQRANGKYIAFLDDDDQWLPDKIQAQTQTLEQNKGLFCFCSKVLVYVDREDNVTRRKVSVESRELVFYEDLLTYNWIGETSKIMVQTQLARTVMFDEQLTSAQDYDFYLRILQRGHHAINVKEPLVHIYIHPGPRISTSAKKKFQGQRRVLIKYYKDMSQEQKRRQLHHYRMMEWSKNPNRNTLFLKKTLTLYPWWRNFTLLKRNVRTILLGFRLRRQLRSETLNKEYKGTA from the coding sequence ATGAAAGCATTAGTGAGTTGTATTATAACTACGCATAATCGCGCTGAGTTATTGAAGAAGGCCATGGCAAGTGTGATGGCGCAGACCTATCCCCATCTGGAGATTATCATTGTCGATGATGGTTCTAAGGATCATACGGAAGAGGTATGTAGAGCATGGCTCAAGCAGGATCAACGAATCCATTATATACAGGTTCCCTATGCTCAAGGTGCGAATCATGCCCGGAATTTAGGGATACAGCGTGCCAATGGCAAATATATAGCATTCCTGGACGATGATGACCAGTGGTTGCCTGATAAGATTCAGGCTCAGACCCAGACGTTAGAGCAGAACAAAGGACTATTTTGTTTTTGCAGCAAAGTGCTTGTCTATGTGGATCGGGAGGATAACGTTACGCGGAGAAAGGTATCTGTCGAATCCCGTGAGCTGGTGTTCTACGAGGACTTGCTGACGTACAACTGGATTGGCGAAACATCCAAAATTATGGTGCAAACGCAGTTGGCACGCACGGTTATGTTTGATGAACAATTAACCTCCGCTCAGGATTATGATTTCTATCTACGTATTCTGCAACGGGGGCATCATGCAATTAATGTGAAGGAACCGCTGGTGCACATTTATATTCATCCAGGGCCGCGCATCTCGACCTCTGCCAAGAAAAAATTCCAAGGGCAACGGAGAGTGCTGATTAAGTATTACAAGGACATGAGCCAAGAACAGAAGAGACGCCAGCTTCATCATTATCGCATGATGGAATGGTCGAAGAACCCTAACCGCAATACCCTTTTTCTCAAAAAGACCCTAACGCTATATCCATGGTGGCGAAACTTCACGCTGCTCAAGCGTAATGTAAGAACCATCTTGCTTGGATTTCGTCTGCGAAGACAGCTACGGAGCGAAACGTTGAACAAAGAGTATAAAGGAACAGCCTAA
- a CDS encoding sugar transferase — MSPSPQTKEAEIVIDKGLGYSATTATHGLEADKVYLLMKRMLDFLGSFIGLILLCPLFAVIALLIKIEAPKGSVFFRQVRVGLNGKEFYMYKFRSMVVNAEDLLENLMDQNEVGGNMFKMKNDPRITRIGKFIRKTSLDELPQLWNVLKGEMSLVGPRPSLPREVENYTSYDRQRLKMIPGCTGLWQVSGRNSVGFNEMVELDLTYARERNIFMDIKIILRTFRVLIGSKDAF, encoded by the coding sequence ATGAGTCCATCTCCCCAAACGAAAGAAGCGGAGATTGTTATAGACAAAGGTCTGGGATACAGCGCAACGACGGCGACGCATGGACTTGAAGCAGATAAAGTGTATTTGCTTATGAAAAGAATGCTGGACTTTCTTGGCTCTTTCATAGGTTTGATCCTACTATGTCCGTTATTTGCAGTGATCGCTCTACTTATTAAAATAGAGGCCCCTAAGGGGTCTGTTTTTTTTCGCCAAGTTCGGGTTGGGCTGAACGGTAAGGAATTTTATATGTACAAATTCAGATCAATGGTCGTGAATGCCGAGGATTTGCTGGAGAATCTTATGGATCAAAATGAAGTAGGCGGTAACATGTTCAAAATGAAAAATGATCCTAGAATAACTCGCATCGGCAAATTCATTCGCAAAACCAGTCTCGACGAGCTTCCACAGTTATGGAATGTGCTCAAAGGGGAGATGAGTCTGGTAGGTCCCAGACCTTCACTTCCAAGAGAAGTGGAGAATTACACGTCCTATGATCGACAACGTCTCAAAATGATTCCAGGCTGTACAGGGCTATGGCAAGTGAGTGGCCGAAATAGCGTTGGATTCAATGAAATGGTGGAGCTTGATCTGACCTATGCCCGTGAACGCAATATTTTCATGGACATCAAGATCATTCTGAGAACGTTCAGAGTGTTAATCGGCTCGAAGGACGCATTTTGA